Proteins encoded together in one Vitis vinifera cultivar Pinot Noir 40024 chromosome 4, ASM3070453v1 window:
- the LOC100260762 gene encoding cellulose synthase-like protein E6: protein MVINTVLSVMAYDYLPKKLGVYLSDDGGSCLTFYALLEVSQFSKIWLPFCKKFKVEPRCPEAYFTSTPEPHHDDPLMVEEWSSIKKLYEDMRNRIESTMKVGQISEEIRKQHKGFGEWDLVSDPRNHQTILQVLLTVFYALQAWECIDEMLVAEIVDILLDVAVYIETYSLKGVTVLGSFAE, encoded by the exons ATGGTCATCAACACAGTTCTCTCAGTCATGGCTTACGACTATCTGCCCAAGAAGCTGGGCGTCTATCTATCCGATGATGGTGGGTCATGTCTAACATTTTATGCTCTCCTAGAGGTCTCTCAGTTCTCAAAGATATGGCTACCATTTTGCaagaaattcaaagttgaaCCCAGATGCCCAGAAGCTTATTTTACCTCTACTCCTGAACCGCATCATGATGATCCTCTAATGGTTGAGGAATGGTCATCCATCAAG AAATTATATGAAGATATGAGGAACCGGATAGAATCTACTATGAAGGTGGGCCAAATTTCAGAAGAAATACGCAAACAACACAAAGGATTTGGAGAGTGGGACTTGGTTTCCGATCCACGGAATCATCAAACCATTCTTCAAGTACTTCTTACCGTCTTTTATGCTTTACAAGC CTGGGAATGCATTGATGAGATGCTTGTTGCAGAAATAGTGGACATTCTTCTTGATGTTGCCGTCTACATAGAAACTTATTCTTTGAAGGGTGTCACTGTTTTGGGTTCGTTCGCTGAGTAG